A window of Polaribacter litorisediminis contains these coding sequences:
- a CDS encoding FAD-dependent oxidoreductase, with protein sequence MNKQEKILIIGAGLCGSLLALRLAQRGYKVAVYESRPDLRTTDISAGRSINLALSDRGLKALRLCGMEEKAREICIPMYGRLMHDTAGNTFSSNYSGRENEYINSISRGDLNAILLDEAEKHENVTIHFNKKCTHVDIENVIAHFQDYKTKEAFSIDATVIFGADGAGSSLRKSYMSERKFLFSYSQNYLNHGYKELEIPAAVNGNHQISKGHLHIWPRGDFMLIALPNMDGSFTVTLFLSYDEGEFNFENLTSEEKITEFFEKEFPDALALIPNIKEEFMNNPTGPLGTVKCSPWSYQNKTLLIGDSSHAIVPFYGQGMNASFEDVFVLDEVLNQHLPDWETVFKAYQKARKQDTDAIADLAIDNFHEMKNHVANPLFKEKRKIEMDLEKTFPHQYASKYSLVTFNEHIGYNEAMKRGRAQDKALLNMISDDEVHTHLAMTKEELKVILDKVIEETNEILEEDKVAGL encoded by the coding sequence ATGAATAAACAAGAAAAAATACTGATTATCGGAGCAGGTTTATGTGGCTCCCTTTTAGCTTTAAGACTCGCGCAAAGAGGCTACAAAGTAGCAGTGTACGAAAGTAGACCCGATTTAAGAACCACAGATATTTCGGCTGGAAGATCCATCAATTTAGCATTATCAGACAGAGGTTTAAAAGCGCTACGTTTGTGCGGAATGGAAGAGAAGGCCAGAGAAATTTGCATTCCGATGTATGGTAGGTTAATGCACGATACTGCAGGAAATACATTTTCCTCTAACTATTCGGGTAGAGAAAATGAATATATCAATTCGATTTCTCGTGGAGATTTGAATGCAATTTTATTAGATGAAGCAGAAAAACACGAAAATGTAACGATTCATTTTAATAAAAAATGTACTCATGTTGATATCGAAAATGTCATTGCACATTTTCAAGATTATAAAACGAAAGAAGCTTTTTCTATAGATGCCACGGTTATTTTTGGAGCAGACGGCGCAGGTTCGTCTTTAAGAAAGAGTTATATGTCTGAACGAAAATTTTTGTTTAGCTATTCTCAAAATTATCTAAATCATGGGTATAAGGAGCTAGAAATCCCTGCAGCTGTAAATGGAAACCATCAAATAAGTAAAGGGCATTTGCATATTTGGCCTCGTGGCGATTTTATGTTAATTGCATTGCCAAATATGGATGGCAGTTTCACGGTTACTTTATTTTTAAGTTATGATGAAGGCGAATTTAATTTCGAAAACTTAACATCCGAAGAAAAAATTACCGAGTTTTTTGAAAAAGAATTCCCAGATGCTTTGGCTTTAATTCCAAATATTAAAGAAGAATTCATGAACAATCCAACGGGTCCATTAGGAACTGTAAAATGTTCACCTTGGAGTTATCAAAATAAAACCTTGTTAATTGGTGATTCTTCGCATGCAATTGTGCCTTTTTACGGTCAAGGAATGAATGCTTCCTTTGAAGATGTTTTTGTGCTAGACGAGGTTTTAAATCAACATTTACCAGATTGGGAAACTGTTTTTAAAGCCTATCAAAAAGCCAGAAAACAGGATACAGATGCCATTGCAGATTTGGCAATAGACAATTTTCATGAGATGAAAAACCATGTGGCAAATCCGCTTTTTAAAGAGAAGAGAAAGATAGAAATGGATTTAGAGAAAACATTTCCACATCAATATGCATCAAAATATTCTTTAGTTACTTTTAATGAACACATTGGTTATAATGAAGCCATGAAAAGAGGACGAGCGCAAGATAAAGCGTTGTTGAATATGATTTCAGATGATGAGGTTCACACACATTTAGCCATGACAAAAGAAGAATTAAAAGTTATTTTGGATAAGGTTATAGAAGAAACGAATGAAATTTTAGAAGAAGATAAAGTAGCGGGTTTATAA
- a CDS encoding 3-hydroxyanthranilate 3,4-dioxygenase: protein MSKLVQPLNFKKWIDEHRHLLKPPVGNKQVWENGEFIVMVVGGPNNRKDYHYNETPEFFYQVEGDMILKIIDEKGKMMDVEINEGDIYLLPGKVPHSPQRKENTVGLVIEYPRSEGMLDALEWYCENCGDLLYREEFALENIETDMPVIFDNYYSDTKKCTCDHCGYVMQPPNKIN from the coding sequence ATGAGTAAATTAGTACAACCTTTAAATTTTAAAAAATGGATTGATGAACATCGTCATTTATTAAAACCACCGGTGGGCAACAAACAGGTTTGGGAAAACGGAGAATTTATTGTGATGGTTGTTGGCGGACCCAATAACCGGAAAGATTATCATTATAATGAAACGCCTGAGTTTTTCTATCAAGTGGAAGGAGATATGATTCTGAAAATTATTGATGAGAAAGGTAAAATGATGGATGTAGAAATCAATGAAGGTGATATTTATTTATTACCAGGAAAAGTGCCACATTCGCCACAAAGAAAAGAAAATACAGTGGGTTTAGTAATTGAGTATCCGCGTTCTGAAGGAATGTTAGATGCTTTAGAATGGTATTGTGAAAATTGTGGAGATCTATTATATAGAGAAGAATTTGCTTTAGAAAATATTGAAACTGATATGCCTGTAATTTTCGATAACTATTATTCAGACACCAAAAAATGTACTTGTGATCATTGCGGATATGTAATGCAACCACCTAATAAAATCAATTAA
- a CDS encoding SDR family oxidoreductase, with the protein MNLQLKNKNALVCGSTQGIGKATAILLAEEGANVTLIARNEEKLKSVLTELKNNGEQNHRYLVADFSKPTELKKVLENSNLQFHVLVNNTGGPAGGPIFNARIEEFESAFTQHLKCNHILVQALVPFMKTQCFGRIINVISTSVKQPLDGLGVSNTIRGAVASWSKTLANELGEFGITVNNVLPGATGTERLNEIIKNKAHKTGKSFEEVSQNMKNASPAKRFAKPEEIANAIVFLASEKASFINGINVPVDGGRTKSL; encoded by the coding sequence ATGAATTTACAACTAAAAAATAAAAACGCATTAGTCTGCGGAAGCACGCAAGGAATTGGTAAAGCAACAGCAATTTTATTAGCAGAAGAAGGAGCCAATGTTACGCTAATTGCTAGAAATGAAGAGAAATTAAAGTCAGTTTTAACAGAATTAAAAAATAACGGAGAACAAAATCATCGTTATTTAGTAGCAGATTTCTCGAAACCAACTGAGTTAAAAAAAGTTTTAGAAAATTCAAATTTACAGTTTCATGTTTTGGTCAATAACACAGGAGGTCCAGCGGGAGGCCCTATATTTAATGCAAGAATTGAGGAATTTGAAAGTGCTTTTACACAACATTTAAAGTGTAATCATATTTTGGTGCAAGCGTTAGTTCCGTTTATGAAAACGCAGTGTTTTGGCAGAATTATAAATGTAATTTCTACATCTGTAAAACAACCTTTAGATGGTTTAGGCGTTTCTAATACCATTCGTGGAGCAGTAGCAAGTTGGTCAAAAACTTTGGCAAATGAGTTGGGCGAATTCGGCATTACCGTAAATAATGTTTTGCCAGGAGCAACAGGAACAGAACGATTGAATGAAATTATCAAGAACAAAGCTCATAAAACAGGCAAGTCTTTTGAAGAGGTTTCTCAGAATATGAAAAATGCTTCACCTGCAAAACGATTTGCAAAACCCGAAGAAATTGCAAATGCTATTGTTTTTTTAGCAAGTGAAAAAGCAAGTTTTATTAACGGAATAAATGTTCCTGTGGATGGTGGTAGAACAAAGTCACTATAG
- a CDS encoding C40 family peptidase, whose translation MRILKYFSLVVLLVFMSCKNDTKTISEIQEIHASIKATFAPDKRVELFDIQFSQSNEKIILNGETTSQKAFEILLDSLKNRKLTFVNQVRMLPDSAVGNLQFAIARNSVINIRSKPKHSAELGTQGLLGMSLKVLDKNGDFYRIQTPDQYISWVDKGGITIVNKEDFDTWNASEKVIFTKNFGYVYADKSEDSKIISDITLGGILKFKSLSTNFIEVEYPDKRTGFVKQEEAILYASWLQNLIPSKENIETVAKNMNGFPYLWGGTSSKGMDCSGFTKMVYLMNGFIIPRDASQQINAGKMVDNKLTFEGLEKGDLLFFGKKATKKKKQRVTHVGIWLGNDKMEFIHASGNVHLSSMDKNQSHYDEMNRNRYLGSKRYLGEKDAMIVDLKDQIKL comes from the coding sequence ATGAGAATCCTAAAATACTTTTCTTTGGTAGTTTTACTTGTTTTTATGTCTTGTAAAAATGACACAAAAACAATCTCTGAAATTCAAGAAATCCATGCATCTATTAAAGCAACATTTGCTCCAGACAAAAGAGTTGAATTGTTTGACATTCAATTTAGTCAATCAAATGAAAAAATTATTCTAAATGGAGAAACAACTTCCCAAAAAGCTTTTGAAATACTTTTAGACAGCTTAAAAAACAGAAAATTAACGTTCGTTAATCAAGTACGTATGTTGCCAGATTCTGCCGTTGGAAATCTACAATTTGCGATTGCTAGAAATTCGGTCATTAACATTCGTTCTAAACCAAAACATTCTGCCGAATTAGGAACACAAGGTTTGTTGGGAATGTCTTTAAAAGTATTAGACAAAAACGGTGATTTTTATAGAATACAAACTCCTGACCAATATATTTCTTGGGTTGATAAAGGTGGAATTACTATAGTAAATAAAGAGGATTTTGATACTTGGAATGCTTCTGAAAAAGTCATTTTTACTAAAAATTTCGGATATGTGTATGCTGATAAAAGTGAAGATTCTAAGATCATATCTGATATTACTTTAGGAGGGATTTTAAAATTTAAATCTTTAAGTACTAATTTTATTGAAGTAGAATATCCTGATAAAAGAACGGGGTTTGTAAAACAAGAGGAGGCTATTTTATATGCATCTTGGCTCCAAAATTTAATTCCATCAAAAGAAAATATTGAAACTGTTGCTAAAAACATGAATGGATTTCCTTATTTATGGGGAGGAACCTCTAGCAAAGGGATGGATTGCAGTGGTTTTACAAAAATGGTGTATTTAATGAATGGTTTTATCATTCCTAGAGATGCTTCCCAGCAAATTAATGCAGGGAAAATGGTTGATAACAAACTTACTTTTGAAGGTCTAGAAAAAGGAGATTTACTTTTCTTCGGAAAAAAAGCGACCAAAAAGAAGAAACAACGCGTTACGCATGTTGGTATTTGGTTAGGGAATGATAAAATGGAATTTATTCATGCTTCTGGCAATGTGCATTTGAGTTCTATGGATAAAAACCAATCTCATTATGACGAGATGAATAGGAATCGTTATTTAGGTAGCAAACGTTACTTGGGTGAGAAAGACGCTATGATTGTTGATTTAAAGGATCAAATAAAACTTTAA
- a CDS encoding RidA family protein, with protein sequence MNDKKVTPRGAYPHVKVVGDFIFVSGTSSRRADNTIEGVVIIDEMGTKKLDAYLQTKAVLENIDKNLRTVGASLKDVVDVSSFLVNMNDFADYNKAYAAFFDKETGPTRTTVAVHQLPHPDLVVEIKVTAYKKND encoded by the coding sequence ATGAACGATAAAAAAGTAACACCAAGAGGGGCATATCCACATGTAAAAGTTGTGGGAGATTTTATTTTTGTTTCGGGAACAAGTTCTAGAAGAGCAGATAATACCATTGAAGGAGTTGTAATTATTGACGAAATGGGAACTAAAAAATTAGATGCGTATTTGCAAACAAAGGCAGTGTTAGAAAACATAGATAAAAACCTAAGAACAGTGGGTGCTAGTTTAAAAGACGTAGTAGATGTTTCTTCTTTTTTAGTAAATATGAACGATTTTGCCGATTATAACAAAGCCTATGCAGCGTTTTTTGATAAAGAAACGGGGCCAACAAGAACCACCGTTGCTGTGCATCAATTACCGCATCCAGATTTGGTTGTGGAGATTAAAGTTACGGCATACAAAAAGAATGATTAG
- the kynU gene encoding kynureninase yields MQYQNSLTFAKQQDKEDKLSYLRNRFHIPKDKNGHEWLYFTGNSLGLQPKSTKEYINQELEDWANLGVEGHFEAKNPWLNYHEYLTDKMAKIVGAKPIETVIMNTLTTNLHLLMVSFYRPTKTKYKIVIESDAFPSDRYAVQSQLEFHGFSKDDVIEWKPRKNEELLRIEDLEEIIATQGNEIALLLIGGVNYYTGQFLDLKKIAEIGHSKDCVVGIDLAHGAGNVDPNLHDSGVDFAAWCTYKYLNSGPGSLAGLFVHEKHAKNKELPRFAGWWNHNKATRFNMRQPFDVLEGAEGWQLSNPPILSMAAIKASLDLFDEVGMDSLREKSEKLTGYFEFLINEMGSNDIKIITPKNPKERGCQLSIQVKNADKSLHQKLTKKNIITDWREPDVIRCAPVPMYTSFEDVYHMVSILNKLLK; encoded by the coding sequence ATGCAATATCAAAATTCGTTAACATTTGCTAAACAACAAGATAAGGAAGATAAACTTTCTTATTTACGAAATCGATTTCATATTCCGAAAGATAAAAACGGACATGAATGGTTGTATTTTACAGGGAATTCTCTTGGGTTGCAGCCAAAATCAACCAAAGAATATATCAACCAAGAATTAGAAGATTGGGCAAATTTAGGAGTTGAAGGGCATTTTGAAGCCAAAAACCCATGGTTAAATTATCACGAATATTTAACTGATAAAATGGCAAAAATCGTTGGTGCAAAACCAATTGAAACTGTCATCATGAACACATTAACAACAAATCTTCATTTGTTAATGGTGAGTTTCTACAGGCCTACAAAAACAAAATATAAAATAGTTATTGAGTCAGACGCTTTTCCTTCAGATCGATATGCAGTTCAAAGTCAATTAGAATTTCACGGTTTTTCTAAGGACGATGTTATTGAATGGAAACCAAGAAAAAATGAAGAACTTTTAAGAATAGAAGATTTAGAGGAAATTATTGCTACACAAGGAAATGAAATTGCGTTATTATTAATTGGCGGAGTTAATTATTACACAGGTCAGTTTTTAGATTTGAAAAAAATCGCAGAAATCGGACATTCAAAAGATTGTGTTGTTGGAATTGATTTAGCCCATGGCGCAGGAAACGTGGATCCGAATTTACATGATTCAGGAGTCGATTTTGCAGCTTGGTGTACCTACAAATATTTAAACTCAGGACCTGGTAGTTTAGCAGGATTATTTGTGCATGAAAAACATGCTAAAAACAAAGAGTTACCACGTTTTGCAGGTTGGTGGAATCATAACAAAGCAACTCGTTTTAATATGAGACAACCTTTTGATGTGCTGGAAGGTGCAGAAGGTTGGCAATTATCCAATCCGCCAATATTGTCTATGGCAGCCATAAAAGCTTCTCTAGATTTATTTGATGAGGTTGGGATGGATTCTTTAAGAGAAAAATCAGAAAAATTGACAGGTTATTTTGAGTTTTTAATTAATGAAATGGGGTCTAATGATATCAAAATTATCACACCAAAAAATCCAAAAGAAAGGGGTTGTCAATTATCAATTCAGGTTAAAAATGCAGATAAGAGTTTGCATCAAAAATTAACAAAAAAAAATATTATTACCGATTGGCGAGAGCCCGATGTGATTCGCTGTGCACCGGTACCAATGTATACTTCTTTTGAAGATGTGTATCACATGGTTTCAATTTTAAATAAATTACTTAAATAA
- a CDS encoding amidohydrolase family protein, whose product MRRKLRINGHSHLLPYPEEIPDFMKEKEIFWVDDERKHMLQKGWKRPVTDSSFFLDEKLVWMEKNKIDHAVVLNLSQLYGNGLRLEEMKKALRFQNDFNAKVQKNHPDKFTCGFVVHPGFIYGALYEMERCVEELGLKVLCLPTHFMDSIGQWRCVFDEENDRIFELADKYKLAIEIHPYDGDKMIKLENTNWRFHLIWMLAQCGDAYHFYTLNGMQERFPNIRTCFAHGGQLAQMNLGRRIQGFDGRPDLFEGKYHPRKAVGHPNIFFDTLVHDTDSLKLMIDRQSSNQVLMGLDDPYPLGEMESDQQSSYPGKILDLARERNIINQKQYDQIWEDNTLRWLFGDDEKAKQDLIDKILK is encoded by the coding sequence ATGAGACGAAAACTGCGCATCAACGGACATTCACATTTATTGCCTTATCCAGAAGAAATTCCTGATTTTATGAAGGAAAAGGAAATTTTTTGGGTAGATGATGAACGTAAACACATGTTGCAAAAAGGATGGAAGCGTCCTGTAACAGATTCTAGTTTTTTCTTGGACGAGAAATTAGTATGGATGGAAAAAAACAAGATAGATCATGCTGTTGTTTTAAATCTTTCTCAATTATACGGTAACGGATTGCGTTTGGAAGAAATGAAAAAAGCATTGCGTTTTCAGAATGATTTTAATGCGAAGGTGCAAAAAAACCATCCAGATAAATTTACCTGCGGGTTTGTGGTGCATCCTGGTTTTATTTATGGCGCATTATATGAAATGGAGCGTTGTGTGGAGGAATTGGGTTTAAAAGTTTTGTGCTTACCCACGCATTTTATGGATTCTATTGGGCAATGGCGTTGTGTTTTTGATGAAGAAAATGATCGGATTTTTGAGCTGGCAGATAAGTACAAATTGGCTATTGAAATCCATCCATATGATGGTGATAAAATGATCAAATTAGAAAATACCAACTGGCGTTTTCACTTAATTTGGATGTTGGCGCAATGTGGTGATGCCTATCACTTTTATACTTTAAACGGAATGCAAGAGCGTTTTCCAAATATCAGAACATGTTTTGCCCATGGAGGACAATTAGCGCAAATGAATTTAGGAAGAAGAATTCAAGGTTTTGATGGCAGACCAGATTTGTTTGAGGGCAAGTATCATCCTAGAAAAGCAGTTGGTCATCCAAATATCTTTTTTGACACCTTGGTGCATGACACAGATTCTTTAAAATTGATGATTGATCGGCAAAGTTCTAATCAAGTTTTAATGGGGTTAGATGATCCGTATCCTTTAGGAGAAATGGAGAGTGATCAGCAGTCTTCGTATCCTGGAAAAATTTTAGATTTAGCAAGAGAAAGAAATATCATCAACCAAAAACAGTACGACCAAATCTGGGAAGACAATACTTTGCGTTGGTTGTTTGGTGATGATGAAAAAGCAAAACAAGATTTGATTGATAAAATATTGAAATAA
- a CDS encoding aldehyde dehydrogenase, producing MNIKNYINAEFVNPIDEKYLDNYNPSIGKVYGQIPNSSKEDVETAYRAAAKAFPKWSATSLEERSKILSKIAYLILGKLDVLAEAESKDNGKPISLAKSVDIPRAASNFQFFANAITQFSSEAHESVGFNAVNFTLRQPIGVVGCISPWNLPLYLFTWKIAPAMAAGNCVVAKPSEITPMTAFLLGEICNEAGLPKGVLNIVHGLGTTTGQAIVAHPNIKAISFTGGTKTGAHIASIAAPMFKKLSLELGGKNPNIIFADCDYEKMLATTVRSSFSNQGQICLCGSRILIEEKIYDQFKKDFIKKVKQLNVDHPSKSNSDIGALVSKEHLEKIESYIEIAENEGGKIVCGGLEVTIPGFENGYYFQPTIIEVTDNSCRVNQEEIFGPVVTIMSFKTDEEALILANDTKYGLSSTIWTNNLNRTMQFSKQLQTGIVWVNTWMLRDLRTPFGGIKDSGVGREGGFEALRFFTEPKNVCIKFPS from the coding sequence ATGAACATAAAAAATTATATAAACGCCGAATTCGTAAATCCAATTGATGAAAAATATTTAGATAATTATAATCCGTCAATAGGAAAGGTTTACGGTCAAATACCAAATTCATCAAAAGAAGATGTAGAAACAGCATACAGAGCTGCGGCGAAGGCTTTTCCTAAATGGAGTGCTACAAGTTTAGAAGAAAGAAGTAAAATCCTTTCTAAAATAGCGTATTTAATTTTGGGAAAATTAGATGTTTTAGCGGAGGCAGAATCAAAAGATAATGGCAAACCAATCAGTTTAGCGAAGTCTGTTGATATTCCCAGAGCAGCAAGTAACTTTCAATTTTTTGCAAATGCAATTACGCAGTTTTCATCTGAAGCGCATGAAAGTGTGGGTTTCAATGCCGTTAATTTTACTTTGCGCCAACCGATTGGAGTTGTGGGTTGCATTTCTCCTTGGAATTTGCCTTTGTATTTATTTACCTGGAAAATAGCACCCGCCATGGCAGCAGGTAATTGTGTAGTGGCAAAACCAAGTGAAATTACCCCTATGACGGCTTTTTTATTAGGAGAAATTTGTAATGAGGCTGGCCTCCCAAAAGGGGTTTTAAATATTGTTCATGGTTTGGGCACAACAACAGGACAAGCAATTGTAGCGCATCCAAATATCAAGGCAATTTCATTTACAGGCGGAACAAAAACAGGTGCTCATATTGCTAGTATTGCCGCGCCAATGTTTAAAAAATTATCGTTAGAATTAGGCGGAAAGAACCCAAATATTATTTTTGCAGACTGTGATTATGAGAAGATGTTAGCAACTACCGTGCGCTCTTCGTTTTCTAATCAAGGTCAGATTTGTTTATGTGGAAGCAGAATTTTGATAGAAGAAAAAATCTATGATCAGTTTAAAAAAGATTTTATTAAAAAAGTAAAACAACTAAACGTAGATCATCCATCAAAAAGTAATTCAGATATTGGCGCATTAGTTTCTAAAGAACATCTAGAAAAGATAGAATCGTATATCGAAATTGCGGAAAATGAAGGCGGAAAAATAGTATGTGGAGGTTTAGAAGTAACCATTCCAGGTTTTGAGAATGGTTATTATTTTCAACCAACAATTATTGAAGTTACAGATAATTCTTGTCGTGTAAATCAAGAAGAAATTTTTGGACCAGTAGTTACAATTATGTCTTTTAAAACTGATGAAGAAGCATTAATTTTAGCAAACGATACAAAATACGGATTGTCATCAACAATATGGACCAATAATTTAAATAGAACTATGCAGTTTTCTAAACAATTACAAACAGGAATTGTTTGGGTAAATACTTGGATGTTAAGAGATTTAAGAACTCCATTTGGTGGAATAAAAGATTCTGGAGTTGGACGTGAAGGTGGTTTTGAAGCTTTACGGTTTTTTACAGAGCCTAAAAATGTTTGTATAAAATTCCCATCTTAA
- a CDS encoding DUF2141 domain-containing protein — MKNLVLTIIFILTGFFSIQAQEETFTLTVHISGLNSNKGNLMVGVYKSSESFLKNTFQGVTVPISDKKSVATFKNLPKGEYAVSFVHDENENKKMDTNFIGIPKEDYGCSNNATGFMGPPKYEDAKFQLEANKTIDIKI, encoded by the coding sequence ATGAAAAATTTAGTACTAACCATCATCTTCATTTTAACGGGATTTTTTTCTATCCAAGCCCAAGAAGAAACGTTTACTTTAACCGTACATATTTCAGGCTTAAATTCTAACAAAGGAAACTTAATGGTAGGCGTATACAAAAGTTCAGAGAGTTTTTTAAAGAACACATTTCAAGGTGTTACTGTTCCGATCAGTGACAAAAAATCAGTGGCAACTTTTAAAAATTTACCAAAGGGAGAATATGCAGTTTCTTTTGTACACGATGAAAATGAAAATAAAAAAATGGATACCAACTTTATAGGAATTCCGAAAGAAGACTATGGATGCTCCAATAATGCAACCGGTTTTATGGGACCTCCAAAATACGAAGATGCTAAATTTCAATTAGAAGCAAATAAAACCATCGATATTAAAATATAA
- a CDS encoding DUF6500 family protein, whose product MNKEIKERIIQVCNEKIAKKGENVGLSFYAFFKNKNDNPKLLMEIATWWIETHQLDHFEKAVKIKQMIILP is encoded by the coding sequence ATGAATAAAGAAATAAAAGAAAGAATAATTCAAGTTTGTAATGAAAAGATCGCTAAAAAAGGAGAAAATGTAGGGTTGTCTTTTTATGCATTTTTTAAGAATAAAAATGACAATCCAAAATTATTAATGGAAATTGCTACTTGGTGGATAGAAACTCACCAACTAGATCATTTTGAAAAGGCAGTGAAGATTAAGCAGATGATAATCCTCCCTTAA